One Acidobacteriota bacterium genomic window carries:
- a CDS encoding acyl-CoA thioesterase, which translates to MESRTVDDSRVQMTEIVLPADTNDKGSVFGGRILALIDKCAGIAAMRHSNSVCVTASVDSVAFLNPVRVGDVVSLTGILTAAFSTSMEIKVEVWSENPIARTRQLTTTAYVTMVAVDGNFKPRSCAPLEARNDVERDRAARANERRRQRLDSRIRA; encoded by the coding sequence GTGGAATCGCGTACTGTTGACGACTCGCGAGTGCAGATGACCGAAATCGTGCTCCCGGCGGATACCAACGACAAGGGTTCGGTCTTCGGCGGTCGAATCCTTGCGCTGATCGATAAGTGTGCCGGGATTGCCGCCATGCGTCATTCGAACTCGGTCTGTGTGACCGCGTCGGTCGATTCCGTCGCTTTCCTCAACCCGGTTCGTGTCGGCGATGTCGTCTCGCTGACCGGGATCCTGACGGCCGCGTTCTCCACGTCGATGGAGATCAAGGTCGAGGTCTGGTCGGAGAACCCCATCGCGCGGACCCGTCAATTGACCACGACCGCTTACGTGACCATGGTGGCGGTGGACGGCAACTTCAAGCCGCGGAGCTGCGCACCGCTGGAGGCTCGGAATGACGTCGAGCGCGACCGTGCCGCCAGGGCGAACGAACGTCGTCGTCAACGACTCGATAGCCGTATTCGCGCCTGA
- a CDS encoding polyphenol oxidase family protein: MDTTTWQQREAGGFLWLRSPVLAAIDGVEHLFSTRVGSADTDLPGLQRVADLEGPLPTLRQIHGSTIVDAESLTSAPVDADGIRILAGDPHVASIRTADCVPILIADRDARVALAIHAGWRGIAAGILDRALTRAEAAGVLRADLRVALGPAAGGCCYEVGPEVLDSITLSCRVPATEISRPSSGDRVRIDLRRALSARLQAAGVQPSSIDTARHCTICDARRFYSYRRDGAPTGRLMAMVALGRGPKP, translated from the coding sequence ATGGACACGACGACCTGGCAGCAACGCGAAGCGGGAGGCTTTCTGTGGCTCCGGAGCCCCGTGCTCGCTGCCATCGACGGTGTCGAACATCTGTTCTCGACGCGTGTGGGATCTGCCGACACCGACCTCCCCGGTTTGCAGCGGGTCGCCGACCTGGAGGGACCGCTCCCGACCCTCCGCCAGATCCACGGATCGACGATCGTCGACGCGGAGTCTTTGACCTCCGCGCCGGTCGACGCCGACGGGATTCGGATCCTTGCCGGGGACCCTCACGTCGCATCGATTCGGACCGCGGACTGTGTTCCGATCCTCATCGCCGATAGGGACGCCCGGGTGGCCCTGGCGATCCACGCCGGCTGGCGGGGTATCGCCGCCGGGATCCTCGATCGGGCGCTGACCCGGGCCGAGGCTGCGGGCGTCTTGCGGGCCGACCTGAGAGTCGCCCTGGGACCTGCGGCAGGGGGCTGCTGTTATGAGGTCGGTCCCGAGGTGCTCGACTCGATCACCCTCAGCTGCCGGGTTCCGGCAACGGAGATCTCTCGGCCATCGAGCGGGGACCGGGTGAGGATCGATCTCAGACGGGCCCTTTCGGCCCGCCTGCAGGCGGCCGGTGTCCAGCCGTCCTCCATCGATACGGCCCGCCACTGCACGATCTGCGACGCCCGGCGGTTCTACTCCTACCGTCGGGATGGCGCACCCACCGGGCGGCTGATGGCGATGGTGGCCCTGGGCCGCGGGCCCAAACCTTGA
- a CDS encoding SIS domain-containing protein: MSEQRRKQIEQACEALSDASRRFAELATDDLLASVRTCRTALDSGGKLVLFGNGGSASQAQHLAAEFVTRLRHDRPAMAAMALTADAAVMTSIANDLGYERLFARQIESVGRAGDVAIAFSTSGHSPNVLAGLAKARSLGMATVSFLGDRGEMPAKVLDRSDHAICVPATDSATIQELHLLAGHLLCELLEPQRP, encoded by the coding sequence ATGTCGGAGCAACGGCGGAAACAGATCGAGCAGGCCTGCGAGGCGCTCTCCGACGCAAGCCGTCGATTCGCCGAACTCGCGACGGACGACCTTCTGGCGTCGGTCCGGACCTGTCGGACCGCTCTCGACAGCGGTGGCAAGCTTGTGTTGTTCGGCAACGGCGGCAGCGCCAGCCAGGCGCAGCATCTGGCTGCTGAATTCGTCACCCGACTTCGACACGATCGCCCTGCCATGGCGGCGATGGCCCTCACCGCCGATGCCGCCGTGATGACGAGTATCGCCAATGACCTGGGTTACGAGCGGTTGTTCGCGCGGCAGATCGAGAGTGTGGGTCGCGCCGGGGACGTGGCGATCGCTTTCAGCACCAGCGGACACTCTCCCAACGTCCTGGCGGGTCTAGCGAAAGCTCGATCGCTCGGCATGGCCACGGTGTCGTTTCTCGGCGATCGCGGAGAGATGCCGGCCAAGGTCCTCGACCGATCGGATCACGCGATCTGCGTTCCCGCGACGGATAGCGCCACGATCCAGGAGCTCCACCTGCTGGCGGGGCATCTGCTATGTGAGCTACTCGAGCCGCAACGACCCTAG
- a CDS encoding ribonuclease E/G: MREVLASRIGGQLWTVRFENRRAVQIGFSCGQDDLQVGAVHRGHLLEERPELDAHLVDLGVGKALLPRRQWDRRSGGSGAPIFEIDRAARGKKLPRVTVSPRHVGPNLVYLPHGEGVALSKRIAGAASRDPLQAILNSIAASRDGGWVARTAAEGVDESALRAEANALFEDWKGMPGGPLVRSAPSQVERCLRDLAIDEPMVFDDPTDVQEAKGVATRWGGARSDNIRLRADPVPQFVTHEFADVVRRALASTVGTAHGLSLEIEPTEALVAVDVNRGSVTGRDLQAAQIDAMEEIARQLGLRDLAGAVVIDLIGDDDHEERIAGALRDALGGQRSRTRVLGVDSMGLLRATRERRERAWWDRGQGYWRTDDGWRRESGRDLLDAASALLLLEGRRDDSESLELTAPAPVLRQTQCAIDHASENWRGRVLKHPRRFTAVDQARIRLSSR, from the coding sequence GTGCGCGAAGTCCTCGCTAGCCGAATCGGCGGGCAACTCTGGACCGTCCGTTTCGAGAACCGTAGGGCCGTCCAGATCGGCTTCTCTTGTGGGCAAGACGATCTACAGGTGGGAGCGGTTCACCGCGGGCACCTACTGGAAGAACGACCGGAACTTGACGCGCATCTCGTCGATCTGGGTGTCGGGAAGGCTCTGCTTCCCCGGCGACAGTGGGACCGACGGTCCGGCGGCTCGGGGGCCCCGATCTTCGAGATCGATCGTGCCGCCCGGGGGAAGAAGTTGCCCCGAGTGACGGTCTCTCCCCGGCATGTGGGTCCGAATCTTGTTTACCTGCCTCATGGTGAAGGCGTCGCCCTCTCGAAGAGGATTGCGGGAGCCGCAAGTCGAGACCCGCTACAGGCGATACTGAATTCGATCGCCGCCTCGCGCGACGGGGGTTGGGTGGCACGTACGGCGGCGGAGGGAGTCGACGAGAGCGCGTTGCGCGCGGAAGCGAACGCCCTGTTCGAGGATTGGAAGGGGATGCCCGGCGGTCCGCTCGTCCGTTCCGCGCCGTCTCAGGTCGAACGCTGTCTCCGCGACCTTGCGATCGACGAGCCGATGGTCTTCGACGATCCCACCGATGTTCAAGAGGCCAAGGGCGTTGCAACGCGGTGGGGTGGGGCGAGGAGCGACAACATCCGACTGCGTGCCGATCCGGTACCGCAGTTCGTGACCCACGAATTTGCCGATGTCGTGCGTCGTGCGCTGGCATCGACCGTCGGCACGGCGCACGGCCTCTCCCTCGAGATCGAGCCGACGGAAGCCCTGGTAGCGGTCGACGTGAATCGCGGTTCGGTGACAGGACGAGACCTGCAGGCTGCTCAGATCGATGCGATGGAAGAGATCGCTCGCCAACTCGGGCTACGTGATCTTGCCGGCGCCGTCGTCATCGACCTGATCGGCGATGACGATCACGAAGAGCGGATTGCAGGCGCCCTTCGCGATGCACTGGGAGGGCAGCGCTCTCGGACGCGTGTCCTGGGTGTGGATTCGATGGGATTGTTGCGGGCCACCCGCGAGCGAAGGGAGCGGGCCTGGTGGGATCGGGGCCAGGGTTACTGGCGGACCGACGACGGCTGGCGACGAGAGTCGGGACGCGACCTACTCGATGCCGCCTCGGCGCTTCTTCTGCTTGAGGGTCGCCGGGATGATTCGGAGTCTCTCGAGTTGACGGCCCCGGCACCGGTGCTGCGACAGACCCAGTGTGCGATCGATCACGCGTCCGAGAACTGGCGAGGGAGGGTCTTGAAGCACCCCCGCCGTTTTACGGCCGTGGATCAGGCGCGAATACGGCTATCGAGTCGTTGA
- the secF gene encoding protein translocase subunit SecF encodes MFQLLKNPNFDFMGRRHLFLGLSSILVVVSIGIISVKGLEKGIEFSGGTELQTRFASSVAVEDIRDVVSGMGIDNPIVTTSGDVKDNEVFIRLGVQAGVDGEKPGQLATRVRDELRAKLFNLSDDGATDLNLMSQAQTARLLRDAPGVSDPEALAEGISALKRENAIFHSIEDLSTVPGMTPEALGFLRTNTTTGPLAVRKQGYVGPAVGKELMSKARLAIIGSLIGMLLYIWIRFQLQWGLAAVVALAHDTIITLGLFSLFGQELSLAVVAAFLTLVGYSVNDTVVVFDRIRENLKSRRGDTLATVNKSINQTLARTVITSGLTWIAVLVIYLYGGEGLRPLAFVLTVGVAVGTYSSIWVAAPFLMLWRTKVEAWQRGASGQADAQ; translated from the coding sequence GTGTTTCAACTGCTGAAGAATCCGAACTTCGACTTCATGGGTCGTCGGCATCTGTTTCTCGGACTGTCCTCCATCCTCGTCGTGGTCTCCATCGGCATCATCTCCGTTAAGGGCCTTGAGAAGGGGATCGAGTTCAGCGGCGGTACCGAGTTGCAGACGAGGTTCGCGTCGAGCGTGGCGGTCGAGGATATCCGTGACGTGGTTTCCGGTATGGGGATCGACAACCCAATTGTCACGACCTCTGGTGACGTTAAGGACAATGAGGTCTTCATTCGTCTTGGCGTTCAGGCCGGTGTCGACGGCGAGAAGCCCGGCCAGCTGGCGACGCGGGTCCGTGATGAACTCCGCGCGAAGTTGTTCAATCTGTCCGACGACGGCGCCACAGACCTGAACCTCATGTCCCAGGCGCAGACAGCCAGACTTCTGCGGGACGCCCCGGGAGTCAGCGACCCGGAAGCGCTGGCCGAAGGGATCTCCGCCCTGAAGAGAGAGAACGCGATCTTCCACTCGATCGAGGACCTCAGTACGGTCCCGGGCATGACACCCGAGGCACTTGGTTTCCTGCGAACCAATACGACGACCGGTCCGTTGGCGGTTCGCAAGCAGGGGTACGTGGGGCCGGCCGTCGGTAAGGAGTTGATGAGCAAGGCCCGTCTGGCCATCATCGGTTCCCTGATCGGCATGCTGCTTTACATCTGGATCCGCTTCCAGCTTCAGTGGGGACTTGCGGCCGTCGTCGCCCTGGCTCACGACACGATCATCACGCTGGGTCTGTTCTCGCTGTTCGGTCAGGAATTGTCTCTGGCGGTGGTCGCCGCATTCCTGACGCTTGTGGGCTATTCGGTCAACGACACCGTCGTCGTCTTCGACCGGATTCGCGAGAACCTGAAGAGTCGTCGTGGTGACACGCTGGCCACGGTGAATAAGTCGATCAATCAAACGTTGGCGCGGACCGTCATTACTTCGGGCCTGACCTGGATCGCGGTCCTCGTGATCTATCTGTACGGTGGTGAGGGGCTACGGCCGCTGGCGTTCGTCCTGACCGTCGGCGTTGCGGTGGGCACCTACTCGTCGATCTGGGTCGCGGCTCCGTTCCTGATGTTGTGGCGCACCAAGGTCGAGGCCTGGCAGCGAGGCGCCAGCGGGCAGGCTGACGCACAGTAG
- a CDS encoding bifunctional (p)ppGpp synthetase/guanosine-3',5'-bis(diphosphate) 3'-pyrophosphohydrolase, which translates to MTRRFEDILERVEEYNPGADVELLKKAYIFSAREHRDQKRRSGEPYLIHPLEVAYLLAELRLDTASIVAGLLHDVVEDTLTTVEHVKENFGDDVAELVEGVTKISKLKFATPEEAQAENIRKMILAMVGDIRVILVKLADRLHNMRTLDALSVEKQQRIALETREIYAPLANRLGIGRIKHELEDLAFRYLDAEAFAQLTRALQSRRKVSDKFIDEIRVRLEGAIKDAGIEAEIKGRVKSIYSIHQKMRAQRISVDEVYDYTAFRILTDHMKDCYGAMGIVHSIWRPVPGRIKDYIAMPKPNLYRSLHTSVMSEKGHPFEVQIRTHEMHKVAEEGIAAHWQYKEHEGGLRGDDADEMSWVRQIMDLQKDMTDPSDFVNLMKVDLFADEVYTFTPRGNVLSFSAGATPIDFAYTIHTEIGHTTVGAKVNGRIVPLKYELQNGDIVEILTQPNKQPNRDWLSVAKTSRARSKIRAWINANEREESIRLGSELTEKEFRKYKVSPKKLLQGVDFDAALKKLGVVDMDDYHAAVGYGRLTAHAL; encoded by the coding sequence ATGACTCGCCGTTTCGAAGATATCCTCGAGCGTGTCGAGGAGTACAACCCCGGCGCCGATGTCGAGCTGCTGAAGAAGGCCTATATCTTCTCGGCGCGGGAGCACCGCGATCAGAAGAGGCGTAGCGGCGAGCCGTACCTGATCCACCCCCTCGAGGTCGCCTACCTGCTCGCCGAGTTGCGTCTGGACACCGCCAGCATCGTCGCCGGACTCCTGCACGATGTCGTCGAGGACACGCTGACCACCGTCGAGCACGTCAAGGAGAACTTCGGCGACGACGTCGCGGAGCTCGTCGAGGGTGTCACCAAGATTTCCAAGCTGAAGTTCGCGACTCCGGAGGAGGCCCAGGCGGAGAACATCCGCAAGATGATCCTCGCGATGGTCGGCGACATCCGCGTGATCCTGGTCAAGCTGGCGGATCGTCTTCACAACATGCGAACGCTCGACGCTCTCTCGGTGGAGAAGCAGCAGAGGATCGCCCTGGAGACCCGAGAGATCTACGCACCGCTCGCCAACCGCCTTGGCATCGGTCGTATCAAGCACGAACTCGAAGACCTCGCCTTCCGCTACCTGGACGCGGAGGCCTTCGCCCAGCTGACCCGTGCACTTCAATCGCGACGCAAGGTGTCCGATAAGTTCATCGACGAGATCCGTGTCCGTCTCGAAGGGGCCATCAAGGACGCCGGCATCGAGGCCGAGATCAAAGGGCGGGTGAAATCGATCTACTCGATCCACCAGAAGATGCGTGCGCAGCGGATCAGCGTGGACGAGGTCTACGACTACACGGCGTTCCGTATCCTCACCGATCACATGAAGGACTGTTACGGCGCGATGGGCATCGTCCACAGCATCTGGCGCCCCGTCCCCGGTCGGATCAAGGACTACATCGCGATGCCGAAGCCCAACCTCTATCGTTCGCTTCACACCTCGGTGATGAGTGAGAAGGGGCATCCGTTCGAGGTGCAGATCCGGACCCACGAAATGCACAAGGTTGCCGAGGAAGGGATCGCGGCTCACTGGCAGTACAAGGAGCACGAAGGCGGGTTGCGGGGCGACGACGCGGACGAGATGTCCTGGGTACGGCAGATCATGGACTTGCAGAAGGACATGACCGACCCCAGTGACTTCGTCAATCTGATGAAGGTCGATCTGTTTGCCGACGAGGTCTACACATTCACGCCCAGGGGCAACGTTCTATCGTTTTCGGCGGGCGCCACCCCCATCGACTTCGCCTACACGATCCACACCGAGATCGGTCACACGACGGTCGGTGCCAAGGTGAACGGTCGGATCGTCCCGCTGAAGTACGAGCTGCAGAACGGCGATATCGTTGAGATCCTGACCCAACCCAACAAGCAACCGAACCGGGACTGGCTCTCGGTGGCCAAGACCTCCCGCGCCCGGTCGAAGATTCGTGCCTGGATCAACGCCAACGAGCGGGAGGAGTCGATCCGACTCGGCAGCGAACTGACGGAGAAGGAGTTTCGGAAGTACAAGGTCTCGCCGAAGAAGCTCCTGCAGGGCGTCGATTTCGATGCGGCGCTCAAGAAACTGGGCGTGGTCGACATGGACGACTATCACGCCGCGGTCGGTTATGGGCGTTTGACGGCGCACGCGTTGA
- the yajC gene encoding preprotein translocase subunit YajC, translating into MSALSLLAMAPPPDGEKGSLLMSLLPFVAIFGIFYFLLIAPTRKKQKEHAEMVRSLKNGDQVITSGGIRGTVVGLADNYVQVRIADQVKIEIMRSHVSDVVRPE; encoded by the coding sequence ATGTCTGCCTTGAGCCTTCTTGCGATGGCACCGCCGCCCGACGGAGAGAAGGGAAGCCTTCTCATGTCCCTGCTGCCATTCGTCGCCATCTTCGGCATTTTTTATTTTCTGTTGATCGCACCGACCCGCAAGAAACAGAAGGAACATGCCGAGATGGTTCGTAGTCTGAAGAACGGGGACCAGGTCATCACCAGCGGCGGTATCCGAGGGACGGTCGTGGGTCTCGCCGACAACTACGTCCAGGTTCGCATCGCGGACCAGGTCAAGATCGAGATCATGCGTAGCCACGTCTCCGACGTGGTACGCCCGGAATAG
- the secD gene encoding protein translocase subunit SecD: MSKNPLLIKFLFIGAVVALMFFFAYPPKEKINLGLDLKGGAYILMQVEADSAVNYEATLRQSFLGQQFKDDGLTYDSIVVVKDSDRLIEVKGTDSGKTAEVREVFSNIVGNWTVDSKGGGDWLLTMPLEYANAIKTQAVDIALETIRSKVDTIGVAEPTVQKQGLNGDRILVQLPGLDDSGSVIDKLQNQRVLEWKAVSYPPGDDFSFQPGLSREATIAMFPGGLPDDTELYPQSIGTGSAASETQAWWPLKLVSAVVGSDLRQAYRSTGQFGEPEVAFTLTNEAGRRFHAATTEYLKRRMAIVLVSGEDREVISVPVIEGVIRDQGVIRGGFTLDEADALAMNLNSGAIPTSIRILETNTVGPSLGKDSIERGIRAGLAGFIGIMIFMVLYYRFSGVNAVVALALNMLLVFGTLGALPFLFDGARATLTLPGIAGLILTIGMAVDSNVLIFERIREELRIGKTVRAAVEQGFGKAFSTILDCNVTTLVAALFLFTYGTGPVKGFAVTLTIGLLSSMFTAIFVSRQIFELVLSRKKRDATLSI, translated from the coding sequence ATGTCGAAGAATCCTCTACTCATTAAGTTCCTGTTCATCGGTGCCGTCGTGGCGCTGATGTTCTTCTTCGCCTACCCGCCGAAGGAGAAGATCAACCTGGGGCTGGACCTCAAGGGGGGTGCCTACATCCTCATGCAGGTCGAGGCGGACTCCGCCGTCAACTATGAGGCGACGCTTCGTCAGAGCTTTCTCGGTCAGCAGTTCAAGGACGACGGCCTGACCTACGATTCGATTGTCGTGGTCAAGGACTCGGATCGACTGATCGAAGTCAAGGGGACCGACTCCGGAAAGACCGCCGAGGTCCGCGAGGTGTTTTCGAACATCGTCGGAAACTGGACGGTCGACTCCAAGGGCGGCGGAGACTGGCTCCTGACGATGCCGTTGGAGTACGCCAATGCCATCAAGACTCAGGCTGTGGATATCGCTCTGGAGACCATTCGATCCAAGGTCGATACCATCGGTGTTGCGGAACCAACCGTCCAGAAACAGGGACTGAACGGGGATCGAATCCTGGTGCAGCTGCCGGGCCTCGATGACTCCGGCAGCGTGATCGATAAATTGCAGAACCAACGAGTCCTTGAGTGGAAGGCAGTCAGTTATCCGCCCGGAGACGACTTTTCGTTCCAACCCGGACTCAGTCGTGAAGCGACCATCGCCATGTTCCCTGGCGGGCTTCCGGACGATACCGAGCTCTACCCACAGTCGATCGGCACCGGTTCCGCCGCTTCCGAGACGCAAGCCTGGTGGCCGTTGAAGTTGGTGTCTGCCGTTGTCGGCAGCGACCTTCGTCAGGCCTACCGGAGCACGGGGCAGTTTGGAGAGCCTGAAGTCGCCTTCACCCTGACCAACGAGGCTGGACGTCGCTTTCACGCGGCGACGACCGAATACCTCAAGCGACGTATGGCTATCGTGCTGGTCAGCGGCGAGGACCGTGAGGTCATCTCCGTACCGGTGATCGAGGGTGTCATTCGTGACCAGGGTGTGATCCGTGGAGGTTTCACTCTAGATGAGGCGGATGCGCTGGCGATGAACCTGAACTCCGGAGCAATCCCTACGAGCATCCGGATCCTGGAAACGAACACCGTCGGGCCTTCTCTCGGTAAGGACTCGATCGAGCGCGGAATCCGCGCCGGTCTCGCCGGATTCATCGGCATCATGATCTTCATGGTGCTGTACTACCGATTCTCGGGAGTCAACGCGGTTGTCGCCCTGGCGCTGAACATGTTGTTGGTCTTCGGCACGCTCGGCGCATTACCGTTCCTGTTTGACGGCGCCCGGGCGACGTTGACGTTGCCTGGAATCGCCGGGTTGATTCTGACGATCGGTATGGCGGTCGACAGTAACGTTCTGATCTTCGAGCGGATCCGTGAAGAATTGAGGATTGGCAAGACGGTCCGGGCCGCCGTCGAGCAAGGGTTCGGAAAGGCGTTCAGCACGATCCTGGACTGTAATGTCACGACGCTGGTCGCCGCCCTGTTTCTCTTTACGTATGGAACCGGACCGGTCAAGGGCTTCGCCGTCACACTGACTATCGGCCTGTTGTCCTCGATGTTCACCGCCATCTTCGTTTCCCGTCAAATATTCGAACTTGTCCTGTCGCGCAAGAAACGTGACGCCACCCTAAGTATCTGA